One stretch of Nocardioides perillae DNA includes these proteins:
- the radA gene encoding DNA repair protein RadA has protein sequence MTTSAGLSGPRRGRVPRASYRCSECGWETAKWVGRCGECQAWGSVAETAAVPTGRASAGPVSAPAVPIGQVSVEESTFRPSGVPELDRVLGGGLVPGAALLMAGEPGVGKSTLLLEVAAQTARAGRRVLYVTGEESASQVRLRADRTDGVHDELYLAAETDLGAVLTHIEQTRPALLVLDSVQTVSAPGVDGVPGGVTQVKEVAAALVRVAKTRGITTVLVGHVTKDGTIAGPRVLEHLVDVVLHFEGERTSRFRMLRAMKNRYGPVDEVGCFDLGPDGITAVTDPSGLFVEHQLRQVPGTCVAVSMEGRRPVLAEVQALVTVSPAERPRRTTSGLDSSRVAMILAVLQQHCRIRTHQCDVFASTVGGARVHEPASDLAVAVALASSHLGTAPPGGVVAIGELGLAGELRTVRDLPLRIAEAARQGFRVALVPGGTERRPRRPEERRVDGMRVVEVPDLESCLRLLHLVAPERRDPPRGPRPLD, from the coding sequence ATGACCACCAGTGCCGGCCTGTCCGGCCCTCGCCGAGGCCGCGTCCCGCGCGCGTCCTACCGCTGCTCCGAGTGCGGGTGGGAGACCGCGAAGTGGGTCGGGCGCTGCGGCGAGTGCCAGGCGTGGGGCTCGGTCGCCGAGACCGCCGCCGTGCCGACCGGGCGCGCCAGCGCGGGCCCCGTGAGCGCCCCGGCGGTCCCGATCGGCCAGGTGTCGGTGGAGGAGTCGACCTTCCGGCCGAGCGGCGTGCCCGAGCTCGACCGGGTGCTCGGCGGCGGGCTGGTCCCGGGAGCGGCGCTGCTCATGGCCGGCGAGCCCGGCGTGGGCAAGTCGACCCTCCTGCTCGAGGTGGCGGCGCAGACCGCCCGCGCCGGACGGCGGGTCCTCTACGTCACCGGCGAGGAGTCCGCCTCGCAGGTGCGGTTGCGCGCCGACCGCACCGACGGCGTCCACGACGAGCTCTACCTCGCCGCCGAGACCGACCTGGGCGCCGTGCTGACCCACATCGAGCAGACCCGGCCGGCGCTGCTGGTGCTCGACTCGGTGCAGACGGTGTCGGCGCCGGGCGTCGACGGCGTGCCCGGGGGCGTCACCCAGGTCAAGGAGGTCGCCGCCGCGCTGGTGCGGGTCGCCAAGACGCGCGGCATCACCACCGTGCTGGTCGGCCACGTCACCAAGGACGGCACCATCGCCGGCCCCCGCGTGCTCGAGCACCTCGTCGACGTCGTGCTGCACTTCGAGGGCGAGCGCACCTCCCGCTTCCGCATGCTGCGCGCGATGAAGAACCGCTACGGCCCGGTCGACGAGGTCGGCTGCTTCGACCTCGGTCCCGACGGCATCACGGCGGTCACCGACCCCTCCGGCCTGTTCGTCGAGCACCAGCTGCGCCAGGTGCCCGGCACGTGCGTCGCGGTCTCGATGGAGGGCCGACGCCCCGTGCTGGCCGAGGTGCAGGCGCTGGTCACGGTCAGCCCGGCCGAGCGGCCGCGACGCACCACCTCGGGGCTCGACTCCTCCCGGGTGGCGATGATCCTGGCCGTCCTGCAGCAGCACTGCCGCATCCGCACCCACCAGTGCGACGTCTTCGCCTCGACGGTCGGTGGGGCGCGGGTGCACGAGCCGGCCAGCGACCTGGCGGTCGCGGTCGCCCTGGCCTCCTCCCACCTCGGCACCGCCCCGCCGGGCGGGGTGGTCGCCATCGGTGAGCTGGGCCTGGCCGGCGAGCTGCGCACGGTGCGCGACCTGCCGCTGCGCATCGCGGAGGCGGCGCGGCAGGGCTTCCGGGTCGCCCTGGTGCCCGGCGGCACCGAGAGGCGGCCGCGTCGCCCCGAGGAGCGCCGGGTCGACGGCATGCGGGTGGTCGAGGTCCCCGACCTCGAGTCCTGCCTGCGCCTGCTGCACCTCGTCGCGCCCGAGCGACGCGACCCGCCGCGCGGCCCTCGTCCCCTAGACTGA
- the disA gene encoding DNA integrity scanning diadenylate cyclase DisA — translation MVGIERTDDVLRLRATLASIAPGTALRDGLERILRGRTGALIVLGNDRTVEGIATGGFSLDVPFTATGLRELAKMDGAIILDRDVTRIHRAAVHLMPDHTIPSEETGTRHRTADRVAKQTGFPVISVSQSMQIIAAYVGETRYVLEDSGQILSRANQALATLERYKLRLDEVSATLSALEIEDLVTVRDVAVVAQRLEMVTRIAREIEDYVLELGTDGRLLSLQLEELVTGVDVERELVIRDYLPTGGRRTTSPESLLAKLEGLSPTDLVDAASVARSLGLGTGEHLDGAVAPRGFRLLAKVPRLPAPVVDRLVEHFGTLQKLLSAGIDDLQAVEGVGELRARSVREGLSRLAESSILERYV, via the coding sequence GTGGTCGGCATCGAGCGCACCGACGACGTCCTGCGGCTCCGCGCGACGCTCGCCTCGATCGCGCCGGGCACCGCCCTGCGCGACGGCCTCGAGCGCATCCTGCGCGGCCGCACCGGCGCGCTGATCGTGCTGGGCAACGACCGCACGGTCGAGGGCATCGCGACCGGCGGCTTCTCCCTCGACGTGCCCTTCACCGCGACGGGGCTGCGTGAGCTGGCCAAGATGGACGGCGCGATCATCCTCGACCGCGACGTCACGCGCATCCACCGCGCCGCGGTGCACCTCATGCCCGACCACACGATCCCGTCGGAGGAGACCGGCACCCGCCACCGCACCGCCGACCGGGTCGCCAAGCAGACCGGCTTCCCCGTCATCTCGGTCTCGCAGTCGATGCAGATCATCGCCGCCTACGTCGGCGAGACCCGCTACGTCCTCGAGGACTCCGGGCAGATCCTGTCGCGCGCCAACCAGGCCCTGGCGACGCTCGAGCGCTACAAGCTGCGCCTCGACGAGGTCTCCGCGACGCTGTCGGCCCTCGAGATCGAGGACCTCGTGACCGTCCGCGACGTGGCGGTGGTCGCCCAGCGCCTCGAGATGGTCACCCGCATCGCGCGCGAGATCGAGGACTACGTGCTCGAGCTCGGCACCGACGGCCGCCTGCTCTCGCTGCAGCTCGAGGAGCTCGTCACCGGCGTCGACGTGGAGCGCGAGCTCGTCATCCGCGACTACCTGCCCACGGGCGGTCGCCGCACCACCTCGCCCGAGTCGCTGCTCGCCAAGCTCGAGGGCCTCTCCCCCACCGACCTGGTCGACGCCGCCTCGGTCGCGCGCAGCCTGGGCCTCGGCACCGGGGAGCACCTCGACGGCGCGGTCGCCCCGCGCGGCTTCCGGCTGCTGGCCAAGGTCCCCCGGTTGCCGGCACCCGTCGTCGACCGCCTCGTCGAGCACTTCGGCACCCTGCAGAAGCTGCTCTCGGCCGGCATCGACGACCTGCAGGCAGTCGAGGGCGTCGGCGAGCTGCGCGCGCGCAGCGTGCGCGAGGGCCTCTCGCGGCTGGCCGAGTCGAGCATCCTCGAGCGCTACGTCTGA
- a CDS encoding A/G-specific adenine glycosylase — protein MEQPPDLVEPVLAWYDVHARDLPWRRPEASPWSVVVSEFMLQQTPVARVLPVHEAWLERWPAPAALAAAPTGEAVRAWGRLGYPRRALRLHAAATAMVEQHGGEVPRDREALLALPGVGDYTAAAVASFAFGQRHVVLDTNVRRVHTRVLGGAEFPGPSVTRAERDRAAALLPADEATAATWSVAVMELGALVCTAADPSCPRCPVAEHCAWLRAGRPPHAGPPRRAQAWAGTDRQCRGRLLGVLRDADGPVHRQRLEAAWDDDVQRERCLAALVADGLAVATSGATYALPG, from the coding sequence GTGGAGCAGCCGCCGGACCTCGTCGAGCCGGTCCTGGCGTGGTACGACGTGCACGCGCGCGACCTGCCCTGGCGACGGCCGGAGGCCTCGCCCTGGTCCGTCGTCGTCTCGGAGTTCATGCTGCAGCAGACCCCGGTCGCGCGCGTCCTGCCGGTGCACGAGGCGTGGCTCGAGCGGTGGCCGGCGCCCGCCGCCCTCGCCGCGGCACCGACCGGCGAGGCCGTCCGGGCCTGGGGACGCCTCGGCTACCCCCGGCGGGCCCTGCGGCTGCACGCCGCGGCGACCGCCATGGTCGAGCAGCACGGCGGCGAGGTGCCGCGGGACCGCGAGGCGCTGCTCGCGCTCCCGGGCGTGGGCGACTACACCGCCGCGGCCGTCGCCAGCTTCGCCTTCGGCCAGCGCCACGTCGTGCTCGACACCAACGTGCGGCGCGTGCACACCCGCGTCCTCGGCGGCGCAGAGTTCCCCGGGCCGTCGGTCACCCGGGCCGAGCGCGACCGCGCCGCTGCCCTGCTGCCCGCCGACGAGGCCACGGCCGCCACCTGGTCGGTCGCGGTGATGGAGCTCGGCGCCCTCGTCTGCACGGCGGCGGACCCGTCGTGCCCCCGCTGCCCCGTGGCCGAGCACTGCGCGTGGCTGCGGGCCGGGCGGCCCCCGCACGCCGGGCCGCCGCGTCGCGCCCAGGCGTGGGCCGGCACCGACCGGCAGTGCCGCGGGCGGCTCCTCGGCGTGCTCCGAGACGCCGACGGCCCGGTCCACCGACAGCGGCTGGAGGCCGCGTGGGACGACGACGTGCAGCGCGAGCGGTGCCTCGCCGCACTGGTCGCCGACGGCCTGGCGGTCGCGACGTCGGGTGCGACGTACGCCCTGCCGGGCTGA